ataaaaacaggaaCTAAATATGCATGGCGTAGCGAATTGATTCGAGAAGTCTGCATCGAATTGGCAAACAGCAGAGAATTTTCCGTCTTGAAAATGCCGGAGAAAAGCAAACCAGACCGAGATGCCAATAAGGAACAGAAAACGGTCCGCCCACAAGGATGCCTGTACCTCGCTTTAAAAGGACAaggaaaaactattttctATTCGAACAACGGAATAATTCGACTACCTTTCGTCCGATGTCTGGGCAATGTCCCATGACGTCCTCCTTCTCTCCGCACCCATCGAAAGCAATAAATGTTCAAATCAATTGAAACGTTTTGCCAAAGCCTCACACCCAGTGTGAATCCACCCCTGATATCGAATCGaaggagctgggagctgggaatGGATTCCTGGACAGCTTAAGGCGGCGATTTGGTTAGCCTCCGaacaacagaaaatcgatAAGGGATGCCGAGGAATGTCAACTTGTTTTGAACTACTCAGTCAGACGGGCAGACTGCAGGCCCAAGGAAACCAGATCCTGTCCCACATTTGAGAGCGGAGTCGCAATTGGATAGTAgtctatactatactatatactatactagATGTGTATGTATTTCTGGTGCACAAATCGACAGAAGTCGACGGCAATAAAACGCCATTTGGTCATAAAAATAGTCGAACGTTGCTGGGTCAAAGTGAATGCGACAACTGCCCCAAGGGGAGGCAGCGGAGTTTTAGGAGTTTGAGCATTGCCCCAAGGAGCTGGGGTTCCTGGATCCTGTCTGCCAGGGCAAATTACGAATTTTGCATATTGCCTTTCTTCGTTGGCcttctctctgtctctctctcacAGTTGGCCAACTGTTCCCCTGCCCCCTTGGCCCATTAGTCATTTCGGTGCCGGGCGAGTTTGGCCAGTGACTACGGCTTGGTGTGTCGCCACTTTGCAGGATGAATGACCCCGGCATGGCCGGCATAGTTGCTGCCACTATTCCGCCAGCCAATCCACGCCGCATCACCCCTTTTCCGGGGAAAACCTCGGCTGGCGGAAATTGCGCACACGTCACAGGGCGGCAATTTCCATATAACCGTTGGCCATTTTCCTCATCCTCTtcttaaaaatagaaaaccattGAATGCATATTCCCATTTTTTAGGATAAGCAGTAACTTTCTGTGTTTCTTGCATCATTTTATTAAGCACATATTTTCAGCTGGTCCAAGTGCAAATGATTTACTTTTTTGCTGATTTAACGCTGGCAAAATGATGGCTGTccttaattaaatatttgttttaaatactTCAATGCCCGCCGTGTTTAACCCTTGTGCTTTTCTGTATCGCATAAATTCAcgtttaattgattttcgcAACCGAATGCATCAAATATTCATGCGTGTGCAATTAATGGCATTACCGGAGCTCTTGGCCAGCACGAGGtatttttattcaataaattatagtcattatcattattaagCAGCGTGGAGGGGCTCTCTCTTCAAAATGCCGCGCATTAAGGTAATGCGTGCTCTACTTAATTTTTCATCATAATGAACGCCATGAAATTGTCGTGAAAACTGAAATCTCATTTCATTAAACGTGTGCATGGATACATTTGGAAGATCGAGGCGAAAGTCCTTTAAAAGTTCATTTACACAGGCACGACTTTCCTGCTAATAAGGATATGCATTTTCTAATTAAAGATAGAAGTTTTTGAACAGCCTCTAGACGCTGCAGTCATTAGATGGATGAGAGCTTTTTAGTGCGTAAATGCTGCCTTTAATAAGGTCTTTTCCCAATatgctgccactcccacaccACTTCCGCCCCCTtacccacgcccactcacattTACGCACATGTAGGTCAGAACGGGCTGAGCAAAACGCAAAAGCGTTGCATACCTTTGGGCTgtcaatttatttttcgcgCTTCGCATGTTCTTGGGCCATGTTTTTCCGATGCTCCTGCGCCTGTTTCTGCGTCCTTGAAATTTATGCGTTCGACGCAGGCGAAGCGCCAAGTGTTGAGAACATCGCAGATAGGCACAAGTGCCACATGGCGTGTAATGCGCTCATTATGCTACACGaacctacatatatacatacaagtacatatatgtatctacataGAGATGGATGCCACATGCAAAGGATGCCTACCGCACTTCGCCCTTGGAACTGGGCCAATGTGAAAGGCATTGTCTTTTGGGTCGTCTCCGCCGGAGAGATAATAACGGCAAATTATTACACTTGCCGAGGGACCTCTGTAGTGGAGCAATGGGCTGGGGAGCAGAGGTCCTTGCTGGGGTAACTAAATTAAGCATATCGTTGATAACTCAACGCAGATCGGACGGAATGCGATAAGACGCAGTCCTTTATCCTGGCTGGCTCTTTGCCAGACTGGGAAGCCTTCATCTCTGCACTACGAAAaaaaacatggaaattctGTTTGcaattcaaaaaaatatatataatattcaaatattgttAATGTTTATGTTAccttaatatttaattaacacaCCTTAGTTACAGTACAAATTTCAGTTTTCGAGAAACTCAACTCGATTTttggagttcagttaagaaGGTTCTGCCCCATTTGTTAAAACAACACAACTTCATTGGCTAGCAAATAGATATAACATTGAACACAGAACACGTGTACAGTTTTCCACAGAATATTACACAATACCATGCATAAACGCAAGCGACGATTTctaaaaaagggagaaaaccTAATGATGTTGCGAGCGATACGATtggaaaaggcaaaaaaagctgagcagcagaaggagctgaCGATTTTCAACGCTATaaccaaatgcaaattaaccTCCTCGGAAGTTATTCCCGGCGTCAATGAGTTACTCCAGAACAATACGATTGGCAACCTGGTGGAGTCTCTCGGCCGCGGAAATAAGAACAAAATTCGAGCCGAGGCCGCAGATGCTCTAGCTCATATAGCCAGTGGCTCAGCAGAGCACTCAAATTTAGTAGGTTCTATATATGGCTATAGCTACTTCCTTTTATTCCTAGTATATTTCAACTTTTGCAGATTGCCAAGGCTGGCGCGGTGCCTCGATTGATTCGCCTCTTTCAATCATCCGATCCTGAGGTCAGCGAAAAAGGGGTTTTGAGCTTGGGAAATCTCTTACACTTTGCCCCAAACCTCCGTGACTTTATCATTAGTCACGGATTCGTGGAAAAGCTGTTGGCCATAATTCAGGATACAAACACATCCACCTTAATGTTGAGTCATTTAACCTGGGTTCTAAGGAAACTGTGCATAAGCCCTCAACCTTCGCCACCTGATGACATAGCTGGCATCCTTCAGGCACTGAACATTCTATTGTACAAACCAGAGGCCAAGATTCTGGAAGACTCACTTATGGCAGTGCGTAATTTGGCCCATGGAAGTGAGATGATTCAAATGCTCCTTGGCAGTGAAGTGGTACCCAGGATCATTTACCTACTGG
This genomic interval from Drosophila teissieri strain GT53w chromosome 3L, Prin_Dtei_1.1, whole genome shotgun sequence contains the following:
- the LOC122617510 gene encoding importin subunit alpha-4, whose protein sequence is MHKRKRRFLKKGENLMMLRAIRLEKAKKAEQQKELTIFNAITKCKLTSSEVIPGVNELLQNNTIGNLVESLGRGNKNKIRAEAADALAHIASGSAEHSNLIAKAGAVPRLIRLFQSSDPEVSEKGVLSLGNLLHFAPNLRDFIISHGFVEKLLAIIQDTNTSTLMLSHLTWVLRKLCISPQPSPPDDIAGILQALNILLYKPEAKILEDSLMAVRNLAHGSEMIQMLLGSEVVPRIIYLLEHDDAMVQKAAVQALRNIASGSAEQIQELLNHKLLPHISALMSHTDADIRCQVLWLLLNVADGNHCQRQAIMNSGLLPKILENLKAEAIQLKTAAALTISMLAIDKDRNLLCYLMRQGVIPEFCNLLFYEDTEVICNLLHVLSTMLDVDPSFTAEVTGIIEWSGALNNIKMLQSNENEEISLVARKIISNYFSGNAAHPN